One window of Novosphingobium sp. P6W genomic DNA carries:
- the clpS gene encoding ATP-dependent Clp protease adapter ClpS — MIPPIAESDLLLSLGVSALTVAARDDDDSAGGGGPGDNDPGGAGDDQQIGVATKARAKPKKPSQFKVLMLNDDYTPMEFVVMCLKRFFNMDLEQATRVMLHVHQKGVGVCGIFPYEIAETKVNQVMDFARQNQHPLQCTLEKA, encoded by the coding sequence ATGATTCCCCCTATCGCCGAATCCGACCTCCTGCTTTCCCTTGGCGTGTCCGCGTTGACCGTGGCTGCGAGGGATGATGACGATTCCGCTGGCGGCGGTGGTCCCGGTGACAATGATCCCGGCGGCGCAGGCGACGATCAACAGATCGGCGTTGCGACCAAGGCCCGCGCCAAGCCGAAGAAGCCCAGCCAGTTCAAAGTGCTGATGCTCAATGACGACTACACCCCGATGGAATTCGTGGTGATGTGTCTCAAGCGCTTCTTCAACATGGACCTTGAGCAGGCCACGCGCGTCATGCTTCATGTCCACCAGAAGGGCGTGGGTGTATGCGGTATCTTTCCTTATGAAATCGCGGAAACCAAGGTGAACCAGGTGATGGACTTCGCCCGGCAGAACCAGCACCCGCTCCAGTGCACGCTGGAAAAAGCCTGA
- a CDS encoding phasin family protein — MADHEDPKDKAPAVTAPKAVPAGNVIAANVAKAPAIAKPAEVKPAEVKPTESKPAEAKPVQAKPVEAVSAPAAKAPEPAPAKPAAPVKVPAPVKAAAEPVAKAAEVKAPAVMAKPGPKPKLKTAPVAQAKPAAKPEPVEKVVPAKVAPTPPISKVAKDVKAPVAVVTIPKAATPKAAPKTAPTTKPVFAGLFTNFMLEETNMDMSTNFAGLQDAMTEAQAKAKAAFEKSTSVLGEVTEFTKGNVEACVASGKILAEGVQGIGSELVAEGRTAFETMTGDIKELAAAKSPTDFFKIQGDMVRKNFDSAVAYSSKNSEAMLKLFSDSFAPLSGRMSIAMEKARSVSI; from the coding sequence ATGGCCGACCATGAAGACCCCAAGGACAAGGCCCCGGCTGTAACGGCTCCCAAGGCCGTGCCAGCGGGCAATGTTATCGCAGCGAATGTTGCCAAGGCTCCGGCAATCGCCAAGCCTGCCGAGGTCAAGCCTGCCGAGGTCAAGCCGACCGAAAGCAAGCCGGCCGAAGCCAAGCCGGTTCAGGCGAAGCCCGTTGAAGCCGTGTCGGCTCCCGCCGCCAAGGCTCCCGAGCCGGCCCCGGCCAAGCCGGCCGCGCCCGTCAAGGTTCCTGCTCCGGTCAAGGCTGCGGCTGAGCCCGTGGCTAAGGCCGCCGAGGTCAAGGCTCCCGCCGTGATGGCGAAGCCCGGCCCGAAACCCAAACTCAAGACCGCGCCGGTCGCCCAGGCCAAGCCTGCCGCGAAGCCCGAGCCGGTCGAAAAAGTTGTTCCGGCGAAGGTCGCTCCGACCCCGCCGATCAGCAAGGTTGCCAAGGACGTGAAGGCTCCGGTTGCGGTGGTCACGATCCCGAAGGCGGCCACTCCCAAGGCGGCACCAAAGACCGCACCTACAACCAAGCCCGTCTTCGCAGGACTATTTACCAACTTCATGCTCGAGGAAACGAATATGGACATGAGCACTAACTTCGCCGGCCTTCAGGACGCGATGACCGAAGCCCAGGCCAAGGCCAAGGCAGCCTTCGAAAAGAGCACCAGCGTGCTTGGCGAAGTCACCGAATTCACCAAGGGCAATGTCGAAGCATGCGTCGCTTCCGGCAAAATCCTGGCTGAAGGCGTTCAGGGCATTGGTTCGGAACTGGTGGCCGAAGGCCGCACCGCTTTCGAAACCATGACCGGCGACATCAAGGAACTGGCTGCTGCCAAGTCGCCGACCGACTTCTTCAAGATCCAGGGCGACATGGTCCGCAAGAACTTCGACAGCGCCGTGGCGTACAGCTCGAAGAACAGCGAAGCCATGCTCAAGCTGTTCAGCGACTCGTTCGCGCCCCTCTCGGGCCGCATGAGCATCGCCATGGAAAAGGCGCGTTCGGTCTCGATCTGA